The following are from one region of the Streptomyces changanensis genome:
- a CDS encoding MSCRAMM family protein: protein MSLRPLTLVLPLAAATAVAAAPLALAAAPAPTPPTSAPQSTKAEAPDSGALRIIKTNPEGNPVTGAGFQLLDTTGKTIADGKAGSDGTLTSSGLAPGIARLKETTSGSPLLGTVPDQDVVIVPGPPTDMPITDPYKAAALTIKVTDKATGKGLAGTVANVVPKGAKDDKGAFTLTTGKDGTAKAPLPVGKKAGTTYTVTQTKAPAGYRPQTLTVDVTAVPGQPVTASFANTSTAAPTQKPTARPTNRPTASASSQPTPSNSPSTGSSSQGPLPSPFASTTADSDSATISASPTGDAGPTGSLANTGSSSTTTALLVGGAALLLAGGAVFYLSRRRTKAGDAQSAAGRHSITD from the coding sequence ATGTCTCTCCGCCCTCTCACACTCGTTCTCCCCCTTGCCGCCGCGACCGCCGTCGCCGCCGCCCCCCTCGCCCTGGCCGCTGCCCCGGCCCCGACGCCTCCCACCTCTGCACCCCAGTCCACCAAGGCCGAGGCCCCAGACAGTGGCGCTCTGCGCATCATCAAGACGAACCCGGAAGGAAATCCCGTCACCGGCGCCGGATTTCAACTGCTCGACACCACGGGCAAGACCATCGCCGACGGCAAGGCCGGCAGCGACGGCACCCTGACCAGCTCCGGCCTGGCCCCGGGTATCGCCCGGCTCAAGGAGACCACTTCCGGAAGCCCTCTCCTGGGCACCGTCCCCGACCAGGACGTCGTCATCGTCCCCGGACCACCCACCGACATGCCGATCACCGACCCCTACAAGGCCGCCGCCCTCACCATCAAGGTCACCGACAAGGCCACCGGCAAGGGCCTAGCCGGCACGGTCGCCAATGTCGTACCGAAGGGCGCCAAGGACGACAAGGGTGCCTTCACCCTGACCACCGGCAAGGACGGCACCGCCAAGGCCCCCCTCCCGGTCGGGAAGAAGGCCGGCACCACCTACACCGTCACCCAGACCAAGGCACCCGCTGGCTACCGGCCTCAGACCCTAACCGTCGACGTCACCGCCGTCCCCGGCCAGCCCGTCACGGCCTCCTTCGCCAACACCAGCACGGCGGCGCCCACTCAGAAGCCGACCGCGCGGCCGACTAACCGGCCCACCGCGTCAGCCTCCAGCCAGCCGACCCCCAGCAACTCCCCCTCCACCGGCTCCTCGTCCCAGGGACCGCTGCCCTCCCCGTTCGCCTCCACCACGGCCGACAGCGACTCCGCCACCATCTCCGCCTCCCCGACGGGCGACGCCGGCCCGACCGGCTCCCTCGCGAACACCGGCTCCAGCTCCACCACCACCGCCCTACTCGTCGGCGGGGCAGCCCTGCTGCTCGCCGGAGGTGCAGTCTTCTACCTTTCTCGACGTCGTACCAAGGCGGGAGACGCTCAGAGCGCCGCAGGTAGGCACTCCATCACCGACTGA
- a CDS encoding SpaA isopeptide-forming pilin-related protein produces MRLRSARPVHLAVAVAACAAGTLLAAPATAAPSAGEILGPGYTIPDSEGHAASSHIGAYGPPGPAVHGNTETYCADPERKGPADAGGYSAPRPVTSWTSSVTGKTVPKERLAQAAYVIGKYGQTRENAQAAAVDAVVYEYLAGGTYALDGARGKQRLAYPVVSPTARTLAQGYIAEAQRLAGPYTLTITPSVKTTTAGTKVTVAVKVATSAGAPVPMVTVALAESGSGTASGKVTTSVSGTAQWGFTAKTAGTASVTAKADGLPATDLQVLTPKNPAAQRMLLAGGTTNAEDSATVTVDAATGGVTIRKKDPEGSRLVGAAFELLDKDGKKVAAGKTDEQGILAFDQLRAGTYRLRETSSGSPVHDLVPEQTITITAGRTAQANPIYLIDPFKKADLEVKKIDKNTGKLLAGAVIAIRADATDKTGKHMPGKVVTTLTTGTNGTAEADLDVTLKAGTRYWAAETKPPDGYQLDTTPVAFTAKPGADVAVTLADHPVPSTPPPSPSTPPPAPPAPPSTPPTPPSGSLAHTGANTTPWLIAGASGLLAAGGGLYVLSRRRRTDTADS; encoded by the coding sequence ATGCGTCTTCGCTCTGCTCGCCCCGTCCACCTGGCCGTCGCCGTCGCCGCGTGTGCCGCAGGCACCCTCCTGGCGGCCCCGGCCACCGCGGCGCCGTCGGCCGGCGAGATCCTCGGCCCCGGCTACACCATCCCGGACTCCGAAGGCCACGCTGCCTCCAGCCACATCGGCGCATACGGCCCGCCCGGCCCGGCCGTCCACGGCAACACCGAGACCTACTGCGCCGACCCCGAGCGCAAGGGCCCGGCCGACGCCGGAGGCTACAGCGCCCCGCGGCCGGTGACGTCCTGGACGTCGTCGGTGACCGGCAAGACCGTGCCGAAGGAGCGGCTCGCCCAGGCCGCGTACGTGATCGGCAAGTACGGGCAGACCCGCGAGAACGCGCAGGCGGCAGCGGTCGATGCCGTCGTGTACGAGTACCTGGCCGGCGGCACGTACGCCCTCGACGGCGCCCGCGGTAAGCAGCGCCTCGCCTACCCCGTCGTCTCGCCGACCGCCCGCACCCTCGCCCAGGGCTACATCGCCGAGGCCCAGAGGCTCGCCGGCCCCTACACCCTCACGATCACTCCCTCGGTGAAGACCACCACCGCCGGGACGAAGGTCACCGTCGCCGTGAAGGTCGCCACGAGCGCGGGCGCCCCCGTGCCGATGGTGACCGTCGCGCTGGCGGAGTCCGGCTCCGGCACCGCCTCCGGGAAGGTCACCACGAGCGTGAGCGGCACCGCCCAGTGGGGGTTCACCGCGAAGACCGCAGGCACCGCCAGCGTCACCGCGAAGGCCGACGGCCTGCCCGCCACCGACCTGCAGGTCCTCACTCCAAAGAACCCCGCCGCTCAGCGCATGCTCCTCGCCGGCGGCACCACGAACGCGGAGGACTCGGCCACCGTCACCGTGGACGCGGCGACCGGCGGCGTCACCATCCGGAAGAAGGACCCCGAGGGCAGCCGCCTGGTCGGCGCCGCCTTCGAGCTCCTGGACAAGGACGGGAAGAAGGTCGCCGCGGGCAAGACCGACGAGCAGGGCATCCTCGCCTTCGACCAGCTCCGGGCCGGCACCTACCGCCTGCGCGAGACCTCCTCCGGCAGCCCCGTCCACGACCTCGTGCCCGAGCAGACCATCACCATCACCGCCGGACGCACCGCCCAGGCCAACCCGATCTACCTGATCGACCCGTTCAAGAAGGCCGACCTGGAGGTGAAGAAGATCGACAAGAACACCGGCAAGCTGCTCGCGGGCGCGGTCATCGCCATCCGGGCCGACGCGACGGACAAGACCGGCAAGCACATGCCCGGCAAGGTCGTCACCACGCTGACCACCGGCACGAACGGCACCGCCGAGGCCGACCTCGACGTCACCCTCAAGGCCGGTACCCGCTACTGGGCAGCCGAGACCAAGCCCCCCGACGGCTACCAGCTCGACACCACCCCCGTCGCCTTCACCGCGAAGCCTGGCGCCGACGTCGCGGTCACCCTCGCCGACCACCCCGTCCCGAGCACCCCGCCGCCGAGCCCCAGCACCCCGCCCCCGGCTCCGCCGGCCCCGCCGAGCACGCCCCCGACCCCGCCGTCCGGCTCACTCGCCCACACCGGCGCCAACACCACGCCCTGGCTGATCGCAGGAGCCTCCGGTCTCCTCGCCGCCGGCGGCGGACTCTACGTCCTCAGTCGCCGCCGCCGCACCGACACGGCGGACAGCTGA
- a CDS encoding DUF317 domain-containing protein: MSLPLPVDGDVYVTPRYLAGSSGDGDAGFAPVAHWPRHDLGNGPHQLVVTSPDHRIRIGWAGDDYDLWTISAAADAMSAPRWMATANQNTPAELVGALTTVLAQDWAEDSDRFLEAAGRPSGAIEPLMAAGWTLGGLGRGRLHVNAPDGQAGATVDVVNLNSDDAITLWAGPAGWGTRAEIVFSSRTPAHLIAATARAFTDPAPVPRWRETLNPRLATHATLTPVEAPKSPAPTPRDIRSRIAVRPPNPIGSVPRWSTTTPSAPLPARAAARC, from the coding sequence TTGTCCTTGCCGCTGCCCGTGGACGGTGACGTCTACGTCACACCCCGCTACCTCGCCGGATCCTCCGGCGATGGCGACGCCGGCTTCGCGCCCGTCGCCCACTGGCCCCGCCACGACCTCGGCAACGGGCCGCACCAGCTGGTCGTCACCAGTCCGGACCACCGCATCCGGATCGGCTGGGCCGGAGACGACTACGACCTGTGGACGATCAGCGCCGCAGCCGACGCGATGTCCGCGCCGCGATGGATGGCCACTGCCAACCAGAACACGCCCGCAGAACTGGTCGGCGCCCTCACGACCGTGCTCGCCCAGGACTGGGCAGAGGACAGCGACCGGTTCCTCGAGGCCGCCGGCCGCCCATCCGGAGCGATCGAGCCGCTGATGGCCGCCGGCTGGACGCTCGGCGGCCTGGGCCGCGGGCGGCTCCACGTCAACGCCCCCGACGGACAGGCCGGGGCGACCGTCGACGTCGTCAACCTCAACTCCGATGATGCGATCACGCTGTGGGCCGGGCCCGCCGGATGGGGCACCCGCGCCGAGATCGTCTTCAGCTCCCGGACACCGGCCCACCTGATAGCCGCCACCGCGCGAGCCTTCACCGACCCGGCCCCCGTGCCGCGCTGGCGGGAGACCCTCAACCCTCGCTTGGCCACCCATGCCACGCTCACCCCGGTCGAGGCGCCCAAGTCACCGGCCCCGACGCCCCGCGACATCCGCTCCCGGATCGCGGTCCGCCCGCCGAACCCCATCGGCAGTGTCCCGCGCTGGAGTACCACCACTCCCTCGGCACCGCTGCCCGCCCGCGCCGCCGCCCGCTGCTGA
- a CDS encoding DUF317 domain-containing protein gives MPAWWVTPRHLAGDDGALADHVASHLTGAGWIGLTLVRGRREPDEPEEARQVVRSTVLYVAPDGLRWAQWVLADEPILLGDVPVAWTASARASEAGLAEWTAYFSTGVPPEAVADFLLALECRPDPAYGFAGPNMVFDALAEHGWVRDIDNRAVVSDPRLTAGMALNVLPVDGIQDGDPLALDPVVDPTGWQAWCEPRIGGGFLWAAVFSASTPHDLVAAFAGSLASADPVLRHTLPQGSEGQLLVRPTV, from the coding sequence TTGCCCGCCTGGTGGGTCACCCCGCGCCATCTCGCCGGCGACGACGGTGCTCTCGCCGACCACGTCGCCTCGCACCTGACGGGCGCCGGCTGGATCGGCCTCACCCTCGTACGGGGCCGCCGTGAGCCCGACGAACCAGAGGAGGCCCGGCAGGTGGTGCGCAGCACCGTCCTGTACGTCGCGCCGGACGGACTGCGGTGGGCCCAGTGGGTGCTGGCCGACGAGCCGATCCTGCTCGGCGACGTGCCGGTTGCCTGGACGGCGTCCGCCCGAGCCAGTGAGGCCGGCCTCGCGGAGTGGACGGCCTACTTCTCCACCGGGGTGCCGCCCGAGGCGGTCGCCGACTTCCTGCTCGCCTTGGAGTGCCGCCCCGACCCCGCGTACGGCTTCGCCGGACCGAACATGGTCTTCGACGCGCTGGCCGAACACGGCTGGGTCCGGGACATCGACAACCGAGCGGTCGTCTCCGACCCGCGGCTCACCGCGGGCATGGCGCTGAACGTCCTGCCCGTGGACGGCATCCAGGACGGCGACCCGCTGGCTCTCGATCCCGTCGTCGACCCGACCGGGTGGCAGGCGTGGTGCGAACCGAGGATCGGCGGGGGCTTTCTGTGGGCGGCGGTCTTCTCCGCCAGTACGCCGCACGACCTCGTCGCCGCGTTCGCCGGCTCCCTGGCCTCCGCTGACCCGGTGCTGCGCCACACCCTGCCCCAGGGCAGCGAAGGGCAGCTGCTCGTACGTCCCACCGTGTGA
- a CDS encoding plasmid mobilization protein: MLDREAATGGGSQPEKLSRRRKRRTAKITSRKRSPKTDAAKRVHVCSVRLNDDEKHRLTEAAAAARTSLPAFLARSGLAAARDADGAAGAIAGERELISEMFAARRHLGHVGNNLNQVARAINSGDRPTEAHLDVLLAAVRRATERVQAATDKLLEHR, translated from the coding sequence GTGCTGGACCGTGAGGCTGCGACCGGGGGCGGATCGCAGCCGGAGAAGCTCTCGCGCCGCCGCAAGCGCCGTACCGCGAAGATCACTTCGCGCAAGCGCTCGCCGAAGACCGACGCCGCCAAGCGCGTCCATGTGTGCAGCGTCCGTCTCAACGACGACGAGAAGCATCGCCTCACCGAAGCTGCCGCTGCGGCCCGTACCAGCCTGCCGGCCTTCCTGGCACGCAGCGGCCTCGCCGCCGCCCGCGACGCGGACGGTGCCGCCGGCGCCATCGCCGGCGAGCGCGAGCTGATCTCCGAGATGTTCGCCGCCCGCCGGCACCTCGGGCACGTCGGCAACAACCTCAACCAGGTGGCGCGGGCCATCAACTCCGGCGACCGCCCCACCGAAGCGCACCTCGACGTCTTGCTCGCCGCCGTACGGCGTGCGACCGAGCGGGTCCAGGCCGCCACCGACAAGCTCCTCGAACACCGCTAG
- a CDS encoding DUF2637 domain-containing protein — translation MTEETTEQIADRYALVAAGTVITVLTVAGFWLSYAHLAEVAGRHGLANSPIRQWAWPATLDAFIVAGELLMLRAGLRRVTDWWAVGVTVTGSVGSIALNVFGVSGTAPGPVPLLDYVVAAVPPTGAMLAFGVLMRQIHQRVARPLPDTDEADREGTPEPAVRNAADTTADPNHAVPEPGPDPDRATPEPGPDPDHATPEPGPDPDQDPDHTAPEPGPSGRTSAPSGPERSGPRRGRPGPARPRTVRAKVQAGRRPQSGPRRLSEDEVVELVLPHVPEVLREDNNKQITRAQLRTIMRRRGITLGNEHLGPVLARVRAATAPSSSEGAVR, via the coding sequence TTGACCGAGGAGACCACCGAGCAGATCGCCGACCGCTACGCCCTGGTCGCGGCCGGCACCGTGATCACCGTCCTCACCGTGGCGGGCTTCTGGCTCTCCTACGCCCACCTCGCCGAGGTCGCAGGGCGGCACGGACTGGCCAACTCCCCTATCCGGCAGTGGGCGTGGCCGGCGACGTTGGACGCGTTCATCGTCGCCGGAGAGCTCCTCATGCTGCGAGCCGGACTGCGCCGGGTGACGGACTGGTGGGCCGTCGGCGTGACCGTCACCGGATCCGTCGGCTCAATCGCCCTGAACGTCTTCGGCGTCAGCGGCACGGCCCCCGGTCCGGTCCCGCTCTTGGACTACGTGGTCGCTGCCGTCCCACCCACCGGGGCGATGCTGGCCTTCGGCGTGCTGATGCGGCAGATTCACCAGCGGGTCGCCCGGCCGCTCCCGGACACGGACGAAGCCGACCGTGAGGGCACACCGGAACCGGCGGTCCGGAATGCCGCTGACACGACGGCTGACCCAAACCACGCCGTCCCCGAACCCGGACCGGACCCGGACCGCGCCACCCCGGAACCCGGACCGGACCCGGACCACGCCACCCCCGAACCCGGACCGGACCCGGACCAGGACCCGGACCACACCGCCCCCGAACCCGGACCGAGCGGACGGACCAGCGCCCCCAGCGGTCCAGAGCGAAGCGGACCACGGCGTGGGCGTCCCGGACCGGCACGTCCACGGACGGTCCGGGCCAAGGTTCAGGCTGGCCGGCGGCCCCAATCCGGACCGCGCCGTCTGTCCGAAGACGAGGTCGTCGAGCTGGTCCTCCCTCATGTCCCCGAAGTACTGCGTGAAGACAACAACAAGCAGATCACCCGGGCGCAGCTCAGGACGATCATGCGTCGCCGGGGAATCACCCTCGGCAACGAGCACCTGGGTCCGGTCCTGGCTCGCGTGCGTGCCGCCACCGCCCCCTCTTCCTCTGAAGGAGCCGTTCGATGA
- a CDS encoding Tn3 family transposase — protein sequence MRSAEERQELGAGYPSFVDGIPESDWPHLRLDGEDQRLIRSKRGEHNRLGFAVQLTVLRFLGRFQTDLERIPEDLVLRVGEQLGIPDPLAKISLYGKNGDTVRTHAREIRQEYGWSPFAEGEPKLVAWLEDRLKYTTDGPKAMTLQALVWLREHRVLLPSYSTLRDLVVLCRSRAEDAVSKDLVAKLTQQQVGITDWLMEVPASERTSRLDRLRRGVGTPSWANFEKALSRADEVRGLGFADVDVSSIPERKLTQLADHALTERVPRLKEQSGKRAAVLAAIKRLETSALDDAIDMLDKLISECFIVRPKRWADKALVDAYPKFAPDGTLTAQALLAVLELVAEYVDHDTGEVTDPYTDTDTMRAALETVADRDTLVRAAKNLLEYMPAQGSDTDEARRAKALERFRDVRKLVPVLVERVRFGATSAGRAALTALHALPHLLDREDLRPDDIDTTLLKGSWDRLVRGGPEQSEGTVNLPAYALCVLETFHRQLCKREIFVHGCSRWGDLRARLLSGEIWEQARPGLLNSLNLPEDPTTYLDRVSGKLHDSLMRVASRLPEGAHITSGDLTLPKTRPPRTSNLSRLVEKMLPRVELPQVVLEVLGRTGGIAAFTTRNGNPPPYAEFELSVAAVMVGYGCNIGLEAVASDEKEALGHDHLVRISRDYFRPEVIEACTTLMLGAESATLATMQLNGERLASVDGLHFAIPTPHPGLRIAPEGSSEFTWVTVLTEQAIQLSGRMVSGRPSAALEALNTFTTYRDQLDASGARQPEAIVAEAGTHEDLVFGLLALSGYSYQPTPQQVVDARLWRVDKSADYGPLQNATRRHIDLSQIADHWEDILRVIGSIHHGAVSAHDALRILTRNGKPTMLGSAIASFGRIAKTCHLLRLYDNPDYRSGIEAQSRLHKERSDLARRICHGIDGPFPDYYPGLENRLGILGLLLNAVVLFNTIYIQKIIEKLRAQGQDIPHNELRELSRLMYSHINMRGRFHFEMPTETMFAIPDLEPDAN from the coding sequence ATGCGCAGCGCAGAGGAGCGACAGGAGTTGGGCGCGGGTTACCCGTCGTTCGTCGATGGGATCCCAGAGAGCGACTGGCCCCATCTCCGTCTCGACGGGGAAGATCAGCGGCTGATCCGGAGCAAACGGGGCGAGCACAACAGGCTAGGTTTCGCGGTGCAGCTGACGGTCCTGCGCTTCCTGGGCCGGTTCCAGACCGACCTGGAGAGGATCCCTGAGGACCTGGTGCTGCGCGTGGGCGAGCAGCTCGGCATCCCCGACCCTCTCGCCAAGATCAGCCTCTACGGAAAGAACGGCGACACCGTTCGAACCCACGCCCGAGAGATTAGGCAGGAATACGGCTGGTCTCCCTTCGCGGAGGGGGAACCCAAGCTCGTAGCCTGGTTGGAAGACCGGCTGAAATACACCACGGACGGGCCGAAGGCGATGACGCTCCAAGCGTTGGTCTGGCTTCGCGAGCACCGTGTCCTGCTCCCCAGCTACTCGACGCTGCGTGACCTGGTGGTGCTCTGCCGCAGTAGGGCCGAGGATGCCGTGTCGAAGGACCTCGTCGCCAAGCTGACCCAACAACAGGTCGGCATCACCGACTGGTTGATGGAGGTTCCCGCGAGCGAGCGCACGAGTCGTCTGGATCGGTTGCGTCGAGGTGTCGGAACGCCCTCGTGGGCGAACTTCGAGAAGGCGCTGTCACGCGCGGACGAGGTCCGCGGTCTCGGGTTCGCTGATGTGGATGTCTCGTCCATCCCAGAGCGCAAGTTGACGCAGCTGGCGGACCATGCCTTGACCGAGCGAGTGCCGCGCCTGAAGGAGCAGAGCGGCAAACGAGCTGCGGTACTTGCGGCCATCAAACGCCTGGAGACGAGCGCCCTGGACGATGCCATCGACATGCTCGACAAGCTGATTAGCGAGTGCTTCATCGTCAGACCCAAGAGGTGGGCCGACAAGGCCCTCGTCGATGCCTACCCGAAGTTCGCCCCTGACGGCACGCTGACGGCGCAGGCCCTGCTCGCCGTCCTGGAGTTGGTGGCGGAGTACGTCGATCACGACACCGGCGAGGTGACAGACCCCTACACCGACACCGACACTATGCGAGCAGCGCTGGAGACGGTCGCCGACCGAGACACTCTCGTCAGGGCTGCCAAGAACCTCCTGGAGTACATGCCTGCCCAGGGCTCCGACACCGACGAGGCCCGTCGTGCCAAGGCGCTGGAACGATTCCGAGACGTGCGGAAGCTCGTACCCGTCCTTGTCGAGAGGGTGCGCTTCGGTGCGACCTCAGCGGGGCGGGCTGCCCTCACCGCGCTCCATGCTTTGCCTCATCTCCTGGATCGCGAGGACCTCCGACCCGATGACATCGACACGACGCTGTTGAAAGGCTCCTGGGATCGTCTTGTGCGGGGTGGTCCGGAGCAATCTGAGGGCACAGTGAATCTGCCGGCGTACGCCCTGTGTGTGCTGGAGACTTTCCACCGGCAACTGTGCAAGCGCGAGATCTTCGTTCACGGCTGTTCCCGGTGGGGAGACCTGCGCGCGCGACTCTTGTCAGGTGAGATCTGGGAGCAGGCTCGTCCTGGCCTGCTCAACAGCCTGAATCTACCCGAAGATCCCACCACGTACCTGGACCGTGTCTCCGGGAAGTTGCACGACAGCCTCATGAGAGTTGCCTCTCGCCTGCCCGAAGGCGCCCACATCACCAGCGGCGACTTGACCTTGCCGAAGACGCGCCCACCGCGTACGTCGAACTTGAGCCGACTAGTGGAGAAGATGCTCCCCCGGGTAGAGCTGCCTCAAGTCGTACTGGAGGTCCTCGGTCGAACGGGCGGGATCGCTGCGTTCACCACCCGTAATGGCAATCCGCCGCCCTACGCAGAGTTCGAATTGTCCGTAGCCGCAGTGATGGTCGGGTACGGCTGCAATATCGGCCTCGAAGCCGTCGCGAGCGACGAGAAGGAGGCTCTCGGACACGACCACCTCGTCAGGATCAGCCGCGATTACTTCCGCCCCGAGGTGATCGAGGCATGCACCACCCTCATGCTCGGGGCAGAGTCCGCCACACTCGCCACCATGCAGTTGAACGGAGAACGCCTTGCCTCCGTGGACGGCCTCCACTTCGCCATCCCCACGCCACACCCCGGCCTGCGCATCGCTCCCGAAGGCAGCTCCGAGTTCACGTGGGTAACCGTGTTGACCGAGCAGGCCATCCAGCTGTCCGGGCGCATGGTCAGCGGCCGACCTAGCGCCGCGCTGGAGGCACTCAACACCTTCACCACGTACCGGGACCAACTCGATGCCTCAGGCGCCCGACAGCCTGAAGCCATCGTCGCCGAGGCCGGAACGCACGAGGACCTCGTCTTCGGACTGCTGGCGCTCTCCGGCTACTCCTACCAGCCCACCCCGCAACAAGTCGTCGACGCCAGGCTATGGCGCGTCGACAAGTCGGCGGACTACGGCCCTCTCCAGAACGCGACACGGCGGCACATCGACCTATCGCAGATCGCTGATCACTGGGAAGACATTTTGCGTGTGATCGGATCCATCCATCACGGCGCCGTCAGCGCACACGACGCCCTTCGGATCCTGACCCGCAATGGCAAGCCCACGATGCTCGGATCAGCGATCGCCTCCTTCGGACGCATCGCCAAGACATGCCACTTGCTTCGCCTCTACGACAACCCTGATTATCGTTCGGGGATCGAAGCACAGAGCAGGCTTCACAAGGAACGCTCCGACCTCGCCAGGCGTATCTGCCACGGAATCGACGGGCCCTTCCCTGACTACTACCCCGGCCTGGAAAACCGGCTCGGTATTCTCGGCCTCCTCCTAAACGCCGTGGTCCTCTTCAACACGATCTACATTCAGAAGATCATCGAGAAACTGCGTGCACAGGGCCAGGACATCCCCCACAACGAGCTCCGCGAGCTCTCGAGGCTGATGTACAGCCACATCAACATGCGCGGGCGATTCCACTTCGAGATGCCCACCGAGACCATGTTTGCGATCCCCGACCTCGAACCGGATGCCAACTGA
- a CDS encoding DUF317 domain-containing protein — protein sequence MTVELSSAGFRTTTERLRLHDWLLGPGQATEVIDAFPAANGDFHFIVDDRADTHIASADGRFYLGHFPAGRPGAEREGWVLAVTGTARTPGYKIVFDPDTPARLVARTVSEVLATAERL from the coding sequence GTGACGGTGGAGCTGAGTTCCGCAGGATTCCGGACAACGACCGAGCGCTTGAGGCTGCACGACTGGCTCCTGGGGCCGGGACAAGCGACCGAGGTCATCGACGCCTTCCCCGCCGCGAACGGCGACTTCCACTTCATCGTCGACGACCGGGCCGACACCCATATCGCCTCCGCCGACGGCCGTTTCTACCTCGGCCACTTTCCCGCCGGCCGGCCCGGTGCCGAGCGCGAGGGCTGGGTGCTCGCGGTCACCGGCACCGCACGTACGCCCGGCTACAAGATCGTCTTCGATCCCGATACGCCGGCCCGTTTGGTCGCGCGGACCGTCTCGGAAGTTCTGGCCACCGCCGAACGCCTCTGA
- a CDS encoding relaxase family protein: MVPKIHKRGKRTIGLLYYLYGPGKAEEHVDPHLVASWDHAAPDPGRDPEATYKQLQQLLDQPLALLDEKQRAKKHVWHLSVRNGPTDRILSDVEWGDVARRMVAAAGIDDPGQGAGCRWVAVRHADDHIHILATLAREDGYRPDLDRDATRVQAEARLLEQELGLRRLKPGDGTAAQRPTSAERHKADRQGRERTAREELRETVRRAVAGAQGEEEFFDRLAAAGLLVQKRVAPSGDLLGYKVALPDDRNKDGQPVYYPGARLAPDLSLPRIRERWSGDGIRGGTILESPKVVSTAPSAARRRTAAATWEAIFVIEHGEDAVAAAHIAAAGEVLDALAKTSAAHTRRELREAAWEYERASRSHVRAVRGHDRALRRAARDLIHGGPALGRGEDGATTAMAIDMLFFLIVATAHWHAKKDHAQQAEAARRAAEHLRLAYRAAAEQPLAVLHQRGRHLARPLLQRQAGTVRTAIPGLAEQVLAEPGWPALAATLADAEATGHDPAALLADAAERRELGTAESISDVLVWRLRRAADLPADATGTPPAARTGTTPSTTRASGRSHPRHRRR, encoded by the coding sequence ATGGTCCCGAAGATCCACAAGCGCGGGAAGCGCACCATCGGCCTGCTCTACTACCTCTACGGGCCGGGCAAGGCCGAGGAACACGTCGACCCGCACCTCGTGGCCTCCTGGGACCACGCCGCCCCCGACCCGGGACGCGACCCCGAGGCCACGTACAAGCAGCTCCAGCAGCTGCTGGACCAGCCTCTGGCTCTCCTCGACGAGAAGCAGCGGGCGAAGAAGCATGTGTGGCACCTGTCCGTGCGCAACGGCCCGACCGACCGGATCCTGTCCGACGTCGAATGGGGCGACGTCGCCCGCCGAATGGTGGCCGCCGCCGGGATCGACGACCCTGGCCAGGGCGCGGGCTGCCGCTGGGTCGCCGTACGGCACGCCGACGACCACATCCACATCCTCGCCACCCTCGCCCGCGAAGACGGCTACCGGCCCGACCTCGACCGCGACGCCACCCGCGTACAGGCCGAAGCCCGCCTCCTGGAGCAGGAACTCGGACTACGCCGCCTCAAGCCCGGCGACGGCACCGCCGCCCAGCGCCCCACCAGCGCCGAACGACACAAGGCCGATCGCCAGGGCCGCGAGCGCACCGCCCGCGAAGAACTCCGCGAGACCGTACGGCGAGCCGTGGCCGGCGCCCAGGGCGAAGAGGAGTTCTTCGACCGGCTGGCCGCCGCCGGCCTCCTGGTGCAGAAGCGCGTCGCACCCTCCGGCGACCTCCTCGGCTACAAGGTCGCCCTGCCCGACGACCGCAACAAAGACGGCCAACCCGTGTACTACCCTGGCGCCCGCCTCGCCCCCGACCTGTCGCTGCCGCGCATCCGCGAACGTTGGTCCGGCGACGGCATCCGCGGGGGAACCATCCTCGAGTCCCCGAAGGTGGTCTCGACAGCTCCGTCTGCCGCACGCCGGCGGACGGCCGCAGCGACCTGGGAGGCGATCTTTGTCATCGAGCACGGCGAGGACGCCGTGGCCGCCGCGCACATCGCTGCGGCCGGCGAGGTCCTCGACGCGCTCGCCAAGACCTCGGCCGCCCACACCCGCCGCGAACTGAGAGAAGCCGCCTGGGAGTACGAGCGCGCCTCCCGCTCGCACGTACGCGCCGTACGCGGGCACGACCGGGCACTACGACGGGCAGCCCGTGACCTCATCCATGGCGGGCCGGCGCTCGGCCGCGGCGAGGACGGGGCGACCACAGCCATGGCCATCGACATGCTGTTCTTCCTGATCGTCGCCACCGCACACTGGCACGCGAAGAAGGACCACGCACAGCAGGCCGAAGCAGCCCGGCGAGCCGCCGAGCACCTGCGCCTCGCTTACCGCGCCGCCGCCGAACAACCGCTCGCGGTACTCCACCAGCGCGGCCGTCACCTCGCCCGCCCGCTGCTGCAGCGACAGGCCGGCACCGTGCGCACGGCCATCCCCGGACTGGCCGAGCAGGTCCTGGCCGAACCCGGCTGGCCAGCCCTCGCCGCAACGCTCGCCGATGCCGAGGCCACCGGCCACGACCCCGCCGCGCTGCTCGCCGACGCTGCCGAGCGCCGGGAACTGGGCACAGCCGAGTCGATCAGCGACGTCCTCGTGTGGCGACTGCGCCGCGCGGCAGACCTCCCCGCCGACGCCACCGGTACGCCACCCGCAGCCCGGACGGGCACCACGCCCTCGACCACGAGGGCCTCCGGACGGAGTCATCCCCGTCACCGTCGCCGGTAG